Proteins encoded in a region of the Diospyros lotus cultivar Yz01 chromosome 9, ASM1463336v1, whole genome shotgun sequence genome:
- the LOC127809690 gene encoding LOW QUALITY PROTEIN: leucine-rich repeat receptor-like serine/threonine-protein kinase BAM3 (The sequence of the model RefSeq protein was modified relative to this genomic sequence to represent the inferred CDS: inserted 1 base in 1 codon; deleted 1 base in 1 codon), whose protein sequence is MKIFQETMPLFTVLTLFFLVGTSVSASLVSDFNALITLKQGFQFTEPALSTWNSSNPTSVCTWVGIRCFKGRISSLDLSNMNLYGSVSPALLSLNELTKLSLAGNNFTGEIKVANLNSLRSLNISSNQFVGSLDWNYSSLANLEVFDAYDNNFTALLPLGISSLKKLKYLELGGNYFYGRIPESYGNPIELEYLSLVGNDLQGKIPRELGNLTNLKRIELGHGNVFEGGIPEEFGRLVNLVYMDLSVCELDGSIPGELGNLKSLETLFLHTNLLSGSIPDQLGNLTSLIYLDLSNNALTGEVPCQLGSAKKLRLLKLFMNRLHGSIPDFVADLPNLEILHLWMNNFTSVIPQNLGQNQKLQGLDLSSNKLTGTIPQNLCALGRLRILILLKNFLFGSIPQSLGRCSSLVRVRLGQNYLNGSIPSGLIYLPELNLVELQDNYLSGIFSGDGNSIPKPAKLSQLNLSNNLLLGPLVFSLPDFSSLKILLLGGNQFSGPIPSSIGELHQVLQLDLHGNSFSGEIPVAIGKCYHLTYLDLSNNHLSGSIPPEISNXRILNYLNLSRNKLNDTIPKSIGSMKSLTTADFSFNDLCGNLPESDQFTIFNASSFAGNPQLCGSLLNNPCNFTTGTKPHKKTKRDFKLIFALGLLLCSLIFAAAAILKAKSFKRSSSATWKMRAFQKLEFKVSDVLECVKDGNVIGRGGAGVVYHGKMANGTEIAVKKLLSFGDSHDHGFRAEIQTLGNIRHRNIVRLLAFCSNKETNLLVYEYMRNGSLGEALHGKKGSSLGWNLRYKIATEAARGLCYLHHDCSPLIIHRDVKSSNILLDSSFEAHVADFGLAKFLVDSGASQCMSAIAGSYGYIAPEYAYTLKVDEKSDVYSFGVVLLELVTGRRPVGEFGEGVLDVVHWAKMATNSSKEQVIGIVDQRAGRGSRVPQDEAIAMHLFFIAMLCVQENSVERPTMRDVIQMLSEFPAPRSPPAPVFPVPRSAGEEAAAAAERREEMIQASN, encoded by the exons ATGAAAATTTTCCAAGAAACAATGCCTCTGTTTACTGTCTTGACACTCTTCTTTCTTGTGGGTACTTCTGTTTCAGCTTCCCTTGTTAGTGACTTTAATGCCTTAATCACTCTAAAACAAGGCTTTCAATTCACCGAGCCAGCCCTGAGCACTTGGAATTCGTCAAATCCAACATCAGTTTGTACGTGGGTTGGAATCAGATGCTTCAAAGGAAGAATTTCTTCACTGGATTTATCGAATATGAATCTTTATGGCTCTGTTTCCCCGGCTCTCTTAAGCCTCAATGAGCTGACTAAGCTTTCGCTAGCTGGAAACAACTTCACCGGCGAAATCAAGGTGGCAAATTTGAATAGTCTTCGATCACTAAACATATCGAGCAACCAGTTTGTTGGCAGCCTAGACTGGAACTACTCGAGCCTGGCAAATTTGGAGGTGTTTGATGCTTATGATAACAATTTCACTGCTCTGCTTCCTCTTGGGATTTCCAGCTTGAAGAAACTCAAGTACTTGGAGCTGGGAGGAAACTACTTCTATGGCAGAATCCCGGAAAGTTATGGGAATCCAATTGAATTGGAGTACTTGTCACTCGTTGGAAATGATCTGCAAGGGAAAATTCCTCGCGAGTTGGGAAACCTCACCAACTTGAAACGAATCGAATTGGGGCATGGCAATGTCTTCGAAGGAGGTATTCCAGAAGAGTTTGGCAGGCTGGTAAATCTAGTTTACATGGATCTGTCAGTGTGTGAATTGGACGGTTCAATTCCTGGTGAGCTGGGGAACTTGAAGTCCCTGGAAACACTCTTCCTGCACACTAATCTGCTCTCCGGTTCGATACCCGATCAGCTAGGCAACCTCACAAGCTTGATCTATCTTGATCTTTCCAACAATGCACTAACTGGGGAAGTCCCTTGTCAGCTAGGCAGTGCCAAAAAACTGAGACTTTTGAAGCTGTTTATGAACAGGCTGCACGGCTCTATACCGGACTTTGTTGCTGACTTGCCCAACTTGGAGATTCTCCATCTGTGGATGAACAACTTCACAAGTGTAATCCCCCAGAAT TTGGGCCAAAATCAGAAGCTTCAGGGCCTTGATTTGTCCTCAAATAAGCTCACCGGGACCATTCCCCAAAACTTGTGTGCTTTAGGCCGGCTCAGGATTCTGATTCTCCTAAAAAATTTTCTGTTTGGATCAATACCACAGAGCCTGGGGAGATGCTCAAGCCTTGTTAGAGTGAGGTTGGGGCAGAACTACTTGAATGGCAGTATCCCGAGCGGCCTTATTTACTTGCCTGAGCTGAATTTAGTTGAGCTGCAAGATAACTATCTGTCAGGGATTTTTTCTGGGGATGGTAACAGCATTCCCAAGCCTGCAAAATTAAGCCAGCTGAACCTGTCGAACAACCTTCTTTTGGGGCCCTTGGTGTTTTCCCTTCCTGATTTCTCGTCCCTCAAAATCCTTCTGCTCGGAGGAAACCAATTCTCAGGTCCAATTCCATCTTCCATAGGAGAACTCCACCAAGTACTGCAGCTTGACCTCCACGGAAATTCATTTTCAGGTGAAATTCCAGTGGCAATTGGTAAGTGTTACCATCTTACTTACCTAGACTTGAGCAACAACCACCTCTCTGGCTCAATCCCACCTGAAATTTCCA ATCGAATCCTGAACTACTTGAATTTGTCAAGAAATAAACTCAATGATACCATACCCAAGTCAATAGGTTCCATGAAAAGCCTCACAACTGCAGATTTCTCCTTCAATGACCTCTGTGGAAACCTCCCTGAATCCGACCAGTTCACTATCTTTAACGCCTCATCTTTCGCGGGTAATCCTCAGCTCTGCGGATCACTACTGAACAACCCTTGCAACTTCACCACCGGTACAAAACCACACAAAAAGACCAAGAGGGATTTCAAGCTGATCTTTGCCCTTGGCCTGTTGCTTTGCTCTCTAATTTTTGCGGCTGCTGCCATTCTCAAGGCCAAGTCATTCAAGAGAAGCAGCTCGGCCACTTGGAAGATGAGGGCGTTCCAAAAGCTCGAGTTCAAGGTCTCAGATGTCCTCGAATGTGTCAAAGATGGGAATGTGATTGGCAGAGGAGGCGCTGGAGTTGTCTACCATGGCAAAATGGCTAATGGAACTGAAATTGCAGTCAAAAAGCTTCTCTCATTTG GTGACAGCCATGACCATGGTTTTCGAGCTGAGATTCAAACTCTAGGCAACATCAGGCACCGGAACATTGTCAGGCTGCTGGCGTTCTGCTCGAATAAGGAGACGAATTTGCTTGTGTACGAGTACATGAGAAATGGAAGCCTGGGAGAGGCCTTGCATGGGAAGAAAGGCAGCTCCCTGGGATGGAATTTGAGGTACAAAATAGCTACTGAAGCCGCCAGAGGCCTCTGCTATCTCCACCACGATTGCTCGCCATTGATCATTCACCGGGACGTGAAATCCAGCAACATACTGCTGGATTCCAGCTTCGAGGCTCATGTTGCAGATTTTGGGCTGGCCAAGTTCTTGGTGGACAGTGGCGCTTCACAGTGCATGTCCGCCATTGCAGGGTCCTACGGCTACATTGCTCCTG AATATGCATATACCTTAAAGGTAGACGAGAAGAGCGACGTGTACAGCTTCGGGGTTGTGCTCTTAGAGCTTGTGACGGGGAGGCGTCCGGTGGGGGAGTTCGGAGAAGGGGTGCTGGACGTTGTACACTGGGCCAAGATGGCAACAAACAGCAGCAAGGAGCAAGTCATTGGAATTGTTGATCAAAGGGCAGGCAGAGGCAGCAGAGTGCCTCAGGATGAAGCCATTGCCATGCACTTGTTCTTCATTGCCATGCTGTGCGTCCAAGAAAACAGCGTCGAGCGGCCAACCATGAGAGACGTCATCCAAATGCTGTCAGAGTTCCCGGCTCCCCGCTCGCCGCCGGCTCCAGTCTTCCCCGTTCCTCGATCCGCAGGCGAAGAGGCTGCCGCTGCTGCAGAAAGACGAGAAGAAATGATCCAAGCTTCCAACTGA
- the LOC127809560 gene encoding coatomer subunit delta-like, whose protein sequence is MVVLAASIVSKSGKALVSRQFVDMSRIRIEALLAAFPKLVGAGKQHTYVETENVRYVYQPIEALYLLLVTNKQSNILEDLETLRLLSKLVPEYSVSLDEEGICKTAFEIIFAFDEVISLGHKENVNVPQVKQYCEMESHEERLHKLVMQSKINDTKDVMKRKASEIDKIKIEKNRGEKGGFMSLQSMGSGRIDSGFGSSMNISSSGTGFGSGSGFGLSTDVESFSSKSKGRPPSSATAPPKGLGMQLGKTQKTSQFLESLKAEGEVILDDVRPSSGPSRSAAPPPTDPITLSVEEKLNVTLKRDGGVSNFDVQGTLCLQLLNQDDGLIQVQVETGGNPGILFKTHPNINKELFSNENILGLKDPNRPFPAGQSGDGVGLLKWRMQGVDESVVPLTINCWPSVSGNETYVSIEYEASSMFDLQSVVISVPLPALREAPSVRQIDGEWRYDSRNSILEWSILLIDNSNRSGSMEFVVPPADSSVFFPISVRFTASNTFSDLKVVNVLPLRGGPSPKFSQRTVLTTENYQVL, encoded by the exons ATG GTTGTTCTGGCGGCTTCTATTGTAAGTAAATCTGGGAAAG CACTTGTCTCGAGACAGTTTGTAGATATGTCTCGCATTAGAATCGAGGCGCTTCTTGCAGCTTTCCCTAAGTTAGTTGGAGCAGGAAAACAGCACACATATGTGGAGACTGAGAATGTGCGCTATGTTTACCAGCCAATAGAGGCTTTGTACTTATTGCTGGTAACAAACAAACAGAGCAACAttcttgaagatttggagacacTGAGGCTGCTTTCAAAACTA GTGCCTGAATATTCTGTTTCATTAGATGAAGAGGGCATTTGCAAGACAGCTTTTGAGATTATTTTTGCATTTGATGAAGTTATCTCCTTAGGGCACAAGGAGAATGTAAATGTTCCACAGGTTAAACAGTACTGTGAGATGGAGAGTCATGAGGAGAGATTGCATAAGTTGGTCATGCAGAGCAAGATCAATGACACTAAGGATGTCATGAAGCGCAAAGCTAGTGAGATTGACAAAATCAAG ATTGAAAAGAATAGAGGTGAAAAAGGAGGGTTCATGTCTTTACAGTCAATGGGTTCTGGGAGAATTGATAGCGGTTTTGGTAGCAGCATGAACATATCTAGCAGTGGAACTGGTTTTGGGAGCGGTTCTGGGTTTGGATTGAGCACTGATGTGGAATCCTTTTCTAGCAAGTCTAAAG GTCGTCCACCTTCATCTGCTACTGCCCCACCAAAAGGTCTTGGTATGCAGCTTGGCAAAACCCAAAAAACAAGCCAGTTTTTGGAATCGTTGAAAGCTGAAGGTGAAGTTATTCTTGACGATGTGCGCCCAAGTTCTGGTCCATCCAGATCAGCTGCTCCACCACCAACTGATCCTATCACATTGTCTGTTGAAGAGAAACTTAATGTGACACTGAAACGAGATGGTGGTGTCAGCAACTTTGATGTTCAGGGAACCTTGTGTCTTCAACTTCTTAACCAGGATGACGGGCTTATCCAAGTGCAG GTCGAGACTGGGGGCAATCCAGGCATCCTCTTTAAGACCCATCCTAACATCAACAAAGAATTGTTTtccaatgaaaatattttaggcCTCAAAGATCCTAACAGGCCATTTCCCGCTGGTCAATCAGGTGATGGTGTTGGTTTGTTGAAGTGGAGAATGCAAGGTGTAGATGAGTCAGTTGTGCCATTGACAA TCAACTGCTGGCCCTCTGTTTCTGGAAATGAGACTTATGTCAGTATTGAGTATGAAGCTTCATCAATGTTTGATTTACAGAGTGTTGTGATTTCAGTACCTCTTCCAGCACTTAGAGAGGCACCAAGCGTCAGGCAGATAGATGGTGAATGGAG GTATGACTCTAGAAATTCTATCTTGGAGTGGTCAATACTTCTAATTGATAACTCAAACCGGAG TGGATCCATGGAGTTTGTTGTCCCTCCTGCAGATTCATCGGTCTTTTTCCCAATTTCAGTGCGTTTTACTGCTTCAAATACATTCAGTGACCTAAAG GTGGTTAATGTCTTGCCGTTAAGAGGAGGACCGTCTCCAAAGTTTTCCCAGAGGACAGTCCTAACCACGGAGAACTACCAAGTCCTGTGA